The Oncorhynchus nerka isolate Pitt River linkage group LG12, Oner_Uvic_2.0, whole genome shotgun sequence genome includes a region encoding these proteins:
- the LOC115138916 gene encoding zinc finger protein 664-like translates to MSSPSYSPDKEEAVCWTEKEALVKEEKEEEAVSIQNQVDGEAVSVKEEEQDVRVKEEEDAFRVKEEEDVTVKEEEEEKEDDAVFGVKEEEEMTVTSKKKEEGEEETGHLGPVSQTHLKASNGSNGELSHKMLLRNRSLINTRERSDYCGSSGEPQQPHNADEAEKSIFRSEHIKKHQQRPTGKKPHHCSDCGKSYLRSNSLKVHLRIHTREKLHCCSDCGKRFTSSVDLKIHQRIHTGEKPYGCDQCGKSFSQPSNLKSHQRIHTGEKPFSCNQCGKSFIQSSSLIVHQRTHTGEKCYSCNHCGKSFTQSSSLIVHQRTHTGEKPYDCPQCGKSFVTSGSLKTHQRTHTGEKPYSCDQCGKSFTQPNSLIVHLRTHTGEKSYSCDQCDKRFSDKRFMIKHQKIHT, encoded by the exons ATGAGTTCACCAAGCTACTCTCCTGATAAAGAAGAGgcggtctgctggacggagaaagaagctctggtgaaagaggagaaggaagaggaggctgtttcAATACAAAATCAAGTAGATGGTGAGGCTGTTTCCGTGAAAGAAGAAGAGCAAGACGTtagagtgaaagaagaggaagacgcgttcagagtgaaagaggaggaggatgttacagtaaaagaagaggaggaagagaaagaggatgatgcagtttttggagtgaaagaggaggaggagatgactgtCACATCCAAAaaaaaggaggaaggagaggaggaaactggacatctgggcccggtttcccaaacgcATCTTAAAGCATCCAATGGTTCTAACGGTGAACTTAGCCATAAGATGCTTTTGAGAAACCGTTCCCTGATTAAtacta GAGAGAGAAGTGATTattgtggatcctctggggagcctcaacaacctcataatgctgacgaggcagagaaaAGTATCTTCAGATCAGAACACAtcaagaaacaccagcagagaCCCACAGGGAAGAAACCTCaccactgctctgactgtgggaagagttactTAAGATCAAATTCACTGAAAGTACACCTGAGAATACACACTAGAGAGAAActtcactgctgctctgactgcgGGAAGAGATTCACCTCTTCAGTAGACCTTAAAATACATCAGAGaattcacactggagagaaaccttatggctgtgatcaatgtgggaaaagTTTTAGTCAGCCAAGCAACCTGAAATCCCACcaaagaatacacacaggagagaaaccatttagctGTAATCAATGTGGTAAGAGTTTTATTCAGTCAAGCAGCCTGATAGtgcatcagagaacacacacaggagagaaatgtTATAGCTGTAATCATTGTGGGAAGAGTTTCACTCAGTCAAGCAGCCTGATAgtgcaccagagaacacacacaggagagaagccatatGACTGtcctcaatgtgggaagagttttgttacATCTggcagcctgaagacacaccagagaacacacacgggagagaaaccttatagctgtgatcaatgtgggaagagttttactcagccaAACAGCCTGATAGTACAtttgagaacacacacaggagagaaatcttatagctgtgatcaatgtgacaaGAGATTCTCTGATAAAAGATTTAtgatcaaacatcagaaaatacatacatga